A segment of the Apteryx mantelli isolate bAptMan1 chromosome 13, bAptMan1.hap1, whole genome shotgun sequence genome:
TCTTTCCACCTGTGCCTGCAGCTGTCCTGGGGGAGCTCCAGTCCTGCTACCCTGTCCCCTCTTCCCCCTCCATTGCCAGCTTCAGTGTTTGCATGGAAATGGGGAAAAGGCACAGCCAAGCACTCAGAAAtccttcccagcagctggctggCCGGGGCTCTCCCACTGCTGCACCCCAGGCCAGCTTAGCCAGGAGCCAACCATCAGGTGCCTGCactgtttttttccctaggaCTGCTCTCTTTGACACTTGCAAgcttttgcctttcctcttttttttttttttgtttgtttttgtttatcccTCCAGTGGAGATGTAGCTGGAGCCAGCTGTGTTTCTTGTGTTGCTAATGGAGCCAGCTGGGGTCCGCTTGTGTCTGCAGCCTGTGAAATGCTGAAACAAAACTTCTCCTTTCTCAAGGTGGAGAGTGCTTGTTGCTGCTGGGCTTCTGTTTTACATGACTGTAATGCTTGAAAGGGAATCTAGAGCACCTTTAAAATGCTTGCTGCTATTCTCAATAGCACTGCCAGCCTCTCCAGGGTGCTGGCTGTTTGGGAGCCAGCAGAGGAATAGAGATGCTCCAGAGTCCCAGGTGTACAAAGGGGCAAAGCAGAGCAGGGATACCAGGGCTCTGCAGGATACTGATCTCCTCCAATGTGGCCATTGATGAGGGCTATCTGGTTGTTTCAGAGACATGTTCAGCAGTAGCTCCAGATCTGGGGAATGCTTGCAAGGCTTTTTCCCTGCCACTGGGTCCTGTGAAGCACCCGTGGCTGCCCTGAGACCAGGAGAACTGGAAAACTCACAGATCTGCCAGAGATGTTGCAGAGCTGGGACCTTGGCACCATACTCTCAGGCCTCAGCCAGGCTACACCCCACTGcttcaactattttttttccagtctgtcaTGTCTCTCATTGCCCAGTGTTGCTTGGCTTTTGCCAGATTAGTGAGGCTGCTATTTGGCCTGATGCTCTTGCAGTTTCTCTTCTACAGAAACATCCACCCACGACTTGTCTCTCTTCCAAGAAACTAGAGCAGCCCGTCAGCCCACCTGGCACTGGGCCTGACTCTCCCAGGTCACGCAACAGGATGGCTTACCTGAGATGCTGGGGGCTCCTGGTTGCTGCGTGGAAAACAGCAATCTCCTACCCCCTGCTCTATGCTGGGGGAAACACTTTAAAGCATATTTCAGAGACTACCCCCCACCCCTTACTCCTAGGCCCCCTGCTCCATTTTCTGCAGTTGTCTGATTCAGCGCCAAGTTCCCATGACTGCAGGGTCAGTGGCCCAAGACAGCTCAGCAGCTGAGTACCTGGGAGCCCAGACAAGTCCTGCACTCTCCTGGGGGTGAAGTTTCTCTGCAGTGGTGTTTGTTAAGGTTTTTGAGGGCCCTGGGAGTCCTGTTGTTAGTCACTAAAGCAGCCCAGAAAGCAGGAGCAAGAATGGGAGGTAGAAGAATAAGGGACCATCTGAAAGGTACCTTTGGAAGGAAGGGTTTTCGTATTAGTGCCAGAAACAAGCTGGACTGTGAACATGCAGCGAGGCCTGGCATGTTTGGGTATCTTTGCTAAAGCAATATTACATGTAACCCAGCTGTACTGCATGCTTTCGTGCTTTGTTTGTGTTGGGTAAGAGCAAAACACATGACGATCAGGGACAAGCACACTGCACGGGCGAGCCTCGCCTCCTTCTCCAAGGTCATGGGATTTCAGCCAGGGAACAGGGCAGCCTGGGGTGAAGCAAGACTCTGGAGTCCCTTCACAGCCCACAGCCCTGACtggagcagctgctttgcccctTTGGCAGAGAGCAATTAGGGAGAGTGCCGcagccttctccctctctccatgCTGCTGTAGGCAAGGGTTCCTTGGCCACACCCTGGCCCTGGGGACCCTTTCGTATCCACCTCCTAGATCAAGAGCTATAATGAGGGACTGCCTCTTCCTATTCTGGGCCCGGCAGGACAGGGAGATGAAGGCTGATGAACAGCAAAGGGCCAACCTCTCCTGGGTCTGGGGGGAAGATCACATTCCCAGTACGGGAACATATGGGAGTGACCTGGCTCAGCCTGGTACCAGCTCTCAGCCCCAGCAGAGGCTGCAAACGGAGATGGCTTGGGCCCAGAAAGCTGcggcagggagagcagcagcaagaaacagcccctgcccctgcccctgctgtgCCATGAAGGACAACCAGCCCATCTCAGCACCCTCTTGTTTGGCCTTTGGCAGCTTTTTCTGCTGAGGGCTGAGCTGTGTGCAGGCTCCAGCAGCCTTGGGCTGGGCTTGGCAACCCcaaaggaggaccaggaagcacACCTTCCTGGGAAGTGCACCTTCCTGGGAATGCCCTGGGCATTTGCAGGAGTGTGGGGGAGAGGTGGCAGCTGCCCCGGCATGGCCCTGGCCCAGGCAAGCTGACTGATGAGCTGCTAGAGGCATTAAAGATGCAAGATGAGACAAGATCCACTTATTGCCTGCAGCCTTCATTAGGGCTGGCCTGCAACACTTAGAGAAGGAGCTCCGGGGAACCTGCACAAGCCCATTTCTCAAGGCGACCTTGGCACTCGGCAGCTCTGGCATGGTACCTGAACTGCTCTACAGCTGCTGCCAGTGTCCCAGCACCACCACTCTGCACCCTTGCTGCTGGATGCACATCAGGGCCAACACAGGGAGCGGGACTGGAAGGCAGGACTCTGCTAGACTGACACTTTTGCCAGGTGTGGATATTTCGGGGAGCTGGAGTGGGTCTGCAGGTGCTAGGGGGCAATCTGATGCTCTGCTCTGACCCTTTGCAGTTCTTGCTGCTCACTGACGGTCTCTGTGCTGGGTTATCTGCTAGGACAAGGAATAGGGAAAGAGACGGGGGTGCAGACAGGTGGAGAAAGCTGTTAGGCAGTGAATGGAGCTGCACAGGGTCCAAGTGCTCTGCAGCATCATAGCAGAGAGCACCTGAACTGGCCCAGATATCAAACTGTCAAGTTACTGCTTGTCTGATCCACCTCACTGTGGCTGCTCAGAGACCCGCAACTAGTCACACAGGGTGCCCAATGCAAAGAGGTGTGAGGCCAGCACCGGAGTACAGGGTTTATTTAAACCAGCACTGAGctcccccacagccctgctggtACAAGGGCTACTCGTGTCGTTCCTGGGAGCCTGTGCTGCTGTCACATGTCTGTACACATCAACAGTCTTAGTATGATACAGAGAATATACAAGTAATTACAAAAGGGGGCTGTATCCACCCCAGCATCCACAGACCAAGCCAACTTAATCATGTTCTGCCCTGCTCAAACCCACCTTCTGTGTCTGAGGTGTACCTGCAGTTTGACCATGGGGGTTTGCTCTTCTCTGTCCTGGAGCTTGTGCTGGCACTGCTTGGGCTTGTGTAGCCCTGGTGTCACTGCTGCAGTAGCACTGGGGCAGATAGCAACAGGGAAAATGCAGCTGCCTGGGGATTTGCGTGACCCAAGCTGAAATCCTGACGGTTAACAATGTGAGAGCCGGGCTCGGAGGAACAAAACCCAGAGAAAAGCGAGGCTTGGTCAGAAGAGACAGGAGTGAAGGGGAGACCTGGTGTGAAGCTCCTTGGCTCTGTGGTCCTGTGTATTTGAGCTGGCCTCTGCCCTGCGGGACGGACTGGCTCGCTTCACAGCACCCTGAGGTCAGCTCAGCTTAGTGCCAGGACTCTGCAATACCACTTCCCCACGTGCAGCCTCCCCAGCTGGGACTCCAGCACGTGGCACCATGAGAGTTGCTGCAGGGCTGACTGCTCCCTGGGAACAGAAGATCAGGGCAGTTTGATGACTTTTCCTCACTTTCAGGGGTTTGTATGTGCCACAAAGAAGCACTCGGGgatctgcaggtgctgctgcttttgccagcCTGCTGATGGCCAGCCCAGGAGCATCTCAGCCTTACAGGTCTCCAGCTTGCCCTGGCCTTCCGTGTTCTGACCAGCTTTCCCaaggctctgggcagcagcattGCACCCTCTCATTGGTGCGACATATCTGTGTTTGCTTGGGGACAGGAAGGAGATGCTGAGCCAGAGGCACTACACACTGGCCTCTGTTGGTGCAGGATCACTGGGGATATTTGTGGCTCATGTGTCGCCTTGCTGTCTAACCTGGCTCAGGAAAAATGTGCATCTCTGCCATGTGCCTAGGTGCGGCCACTTCTGCTGGTAATTAATCCAGCTTTGTGGCTCTGCTCTTTGACCCTCTGAAGCCGATTACTGGTGTGACTCCAGGCTTTAACTAGCCTGAACCGAAACTCCTTCATACCCTTCTGATAACTGGTGGCCATGAGTGCTGGATCTCCCACGtatctgcaggcagagaggggaggaaggccAGCCCTGCAGCCACACTCAccacactgctgctctctgctaaACCTGATTTCTGGCCTAATACCTTCCGCACTGTGCTCCTCAGCAGCTCACAGCCTGGTTTGCCATGTCCAGCTGTGCCAGTTGTGTGTTTGGACTTGCAGAGGGTTTTCCTGCTGTGGGGAGGATTTCTATTGCAGTTGTGGATGTGCCTTTACCTTGCTGGGGATGGAAGATAGGTGGGTGCATGTTGCATGGTTGCAAGGCATCTTGGTGATGTGGCTCTTGCTAGAGGCCTGTCCCATTCTGTGTTCCCTGTGTAACCTTACCCAAGCTCTGGCAGGGTCCTTGTGTGCCCTCCAGCTCCCTggacagggcaggctgctgctggagctggtgtgacagctgttTCATGTTCCCTGCTTTGTTTGCTCAGACAGGAGCTGGGGAGGTCATGTGCTGCCAGGGATGCGAAATTATCCTTCACGCATGTCCCTTTTTGGCCCTCAGAGAGCAGACCCTTCCTGGCTCATTGGTTTCCTCCCCTCCACTCTCCGGGGGGGGCCAGGCTTGCAGTGGCTGTGGCACTCATCCTCCCTTGCATAGCACTGACCACACCAGGTCTCTATTGGGAGCCACATGCTGTGACCTCCTCTGGCTTTGTCCCTCACCACAAGGGACAATATGTGGAGGGCTTTAAACTGCACCTTGTCCTCCTGGCTTGGAGGCTGGCTGTTTGGCTGCCATCCCGCACAGGTGAAGGCAACAGGACTGCGAAGACTGTCTGTGGGCCACACAGGAGAGTCACTATGGAAGGAGCAGGTTTGGTCAGAAGATGGACATGAGGATGAGGAGGATGTCACAGGTCGAGCCGGAAAGCCCCAAAATAGCTGGCTGCAGCGTCGTTGTAGTCAATGGCCAAGGAGGAGACGGAGACAAAGAGCTCGTCACCAGCTTTGAGCTCAAACAGTCCCCCCTGGTAGAGAGCATGGAGGCCATAGTTTGCCTCAGGTGCCCAGCACTTGGTGCCAACTCCTTTGAGCAAGAGGATGGGTTGGCTGTAGGAGGTCTTCCAGTTGATGCACTGCACGAGCTGAGGGACAGAGATGCGGGTGCTGGCCCCATCGCTGGGGTAGCGGAAGTAGATCTGGGAATAGACGTAGTACTTGCCTGCCTGGTTGACCCGCAGCCGGCCATCCCGGTACGTGATGTTCTGCAGGTGTGAGTGGATAGTGCTGTCTTCCCAGCGTGCAATGGCATGGCGGCAGGACTGGGAGAGGTTCCCGAAGCGCTTGGAGCTTCCTGGGGGGAAGCAGAAGGGTCATGGAGGGAAGCAAGCTCCTCTGGACAGTACGCATCAgggtgggagcaagggagggggTGGCTCTATCTGCCTCTGACAGTGACCCCACTCCCCAGCTTGGAGGTGTGGAAAAGGTGTTCTTGGAGCAGAGAGGAGGAACATGGCCCTAGCTGTCACCAAATCCTTTCTCCAATGCTGGTCCCCTGCCCTTGGGTGGGATCTTTTCCCTGTTCCCATTTCGGAAACCCTCTGGTGCTCAGCTGGGCTCCCAGACTCACCATCGTGGGCCAGGCTCTGTGGGCGGAGGGTTAGATGCGCTGAGGGCTTGCTGGGTGTTTTGGGAGGAGCCTGCCCCTCCGAGGTGTTGAAGTAGCTCCGCTGGGCTTCTGCAAGGAAAGGTAGAAATGGCTGTAAAGGCCAGAGCATTTGGGGACCCCCAGCACCATGCCGGCAGAGCATGTTCTTACTGAGCAAGCAGGGAAGGGCCCTGCTGACCCTGCAAAGAGGGCGAGGTTCCTTGGGGGAGGGAAATGCCTAGTCAATGATTATCTAACACTTCAGTGATGACCCCTGGGCAGGCAAGCCCTGATTCCCTAGACTCCAAACAGACGTACAGGGCTGTCCCTCCAGACTATGTCTGGGGATGAATGTCCTTCACCTGCCCAGCAGGACAGGCCTTGCTCCCCTCCTGCCTCAGCTTGTGGCTGCAGCACTGCATCCGGTGGAGTTTGCCCTGGGAGTGACCTAGctccatgcccccccccccagcccgctgGCATCCCTGGCCTCATGCTGAGCTGTGCACATGTGGACCATGGCTCCACCTGTCTGGCCGTGAGAGACCGGATTTGTCACAGTGACCCAGACCCAGGCAAACAAGTCCTCAATGCTTCGCAGCTCCAATCCCCCTGGAATGGAGTCCCAGTTTGCATCCCCAGATCCCGGCTGGAAAGAACTCACCCTTTACCGTGCTCCTGCGGATAACGTTCTCTGTCACCTGAACCgttagagaagaaaaacagtCCCATGGTTGAAAGGTGTAAAGGAtcttccctgctcccctgcccctctcatTACTCCCTTGTCCTTCATGCTGTGTCTCTGGGCTCCACCAGCCCTTTTGCTGCACAGACCCACAGACAGCCtggcatgcagcccctctcctctGAGCCCTCTTAAATCAAGCATTGCAATTGCCCTCTGCCATTCTCTGGTTAGGTGGATGAGGAAAATGAGGTGGGGAGGCAGGTGGGAGCTCTCCTTTTGGGTGCCCCATTCTCCCCTTTCCCCTCGGCCAGCAGATCTAGGCTCACCGTGGTCACGTAGGCTTTGATGGTGTTGGCCAGCTTGAGGCAGGACTGGTTGCTGATCAGCTCCTCCAAGTCTGAGCCCTCCTGCTGCTGGTTGATAAGCTGCAAACACCTCAGCTCCTCCGAGCTCCCCTGTGACTGGGCTTTGAGCTGGAATGGAAATACCTGGATGTCCACATGTTAAATGGAAAAGATGAGGGTGGTATGCGTGGCTTGGCTGTAGGGGGCAGTGGGGGAATTCCTGTGCACAGGGCAGTCCCCTTTGGCATGGCTCCTACAGGCTAAGAGCCCTCACAGCTGCACCACAGAGTGGAGAATACCCTGAACTTCTGCGATCCCAGACGTGGCGGTGGGACAGAATGGTGCTGTCAGAATGGAAATGGAAACTGTATTGGCGCTACTGGGAAGGGGTTAATTGGCAGGAGGCTGGGGTGGAGCCTGCGCACTGTCCCAGATCTGCTTTGTGATTTGGACAGTTTAAATCTTATCTCATCCTCTCACAGTCCCCAAGAGCTGGCAGAAGCGGATCTTGTTTGTCCCAGCTCTTGGGGAAATGTAACAGCCCCTTTCGTGGACTCCTAGTGCTGAGTGTGAGGAGGAGGTGAGACAGTGACTATTGCAAAGCCACAGAGCACCAAACAAAGGAGAAGAACGaaaatttccctttctctttctccttcctcctcttctgctcctGTCCTGGGGGGACTGGGCTTCTTAATCAGCAAAATCATCCTCAGCTTTGAACAAGATGTTCACAGAGCCTGGGGAAGCAGTTGCCCTGCAATGCTTGGACCTGTTCTGGTGCTGCCTGTAGCTGCACCATGCACAGAGGAACAGCTGCAGCTCGAGGCTGGAAATGCCCAGGAAGCCTGGCCCATGCTCTTGGTGCTTTAATTATCACTGCTGAGCTAAGCTGGAGTTGCAAAAATGTGATCTCACACAGCTCGTCTCTTCCAGCTGCTGAACCATGCTGGCTGGCAACTGGATCCTAAGTGCTCGTAGTGCTGCATCAGCCCAGGAAGACCTCAAACCCTTACTAGTCTGTGCTGGCTTGTGGTTTGGGATGGGAAGCCTTCCTCCACGTGATGTGGCCTGCTGAATGGTGAGTTACCCCTTCACAGAGTGTTCCTGGGCTgacctggctcagccctggctctGGAGCCCCAGTGGGGTGCAGCTGGCTATAGGATCTCAGTACACTGGGCGGCTGTATCAGATGGGGGGAAATCAAGGCACAGATGGATGGCTGCCCTGAAATCGGTGCACCAATGGCTGGGAATAAATACAGGCACCTTGACCATCCTGCCCTTATCACCTAGGTCGTTCCCAGATTCCCAGGAGAGGACCCAGGAGTTCTTGGGCTTGGCCATGTTGTCAGTCCCTGCAGCATCCTGCACACCCCCAGCTCACACCTGCCTGTCTGCTTCCCTCAGCTACAGTTGTGGGTTGCTCATTTCGTCTGATGTTTCTTGCACACCATCTACCACCAGGGTGCCCTCAGCCATGTTTGGGATCAATACAGAGACTCTAGTACTGGTAAAAAGACTGTGTGAGGTAAGATAAAATTGGCGGGGTGTTGGTGCCACTGGCAATATGTCTAAACGAAGGCTGGCAGGAAGAACTAGGACCATCGCTGCTGGGAGATGGGATGCAGTGATGAGCTGAGAGGGGGTGATGTGGTGGCTCACACATCTGGGTGCAGTGACTCCCACATCTGGATGACTGGGAGACAGGCAAGGGTAGCCCTGGGAGTGTTTTGCCTGGGGTGGGTTCAGCTGACTGGGCTGCAGTCGCGCAAAGATTCACCTGTGTGAGCAGGTACACACTGCCGCAGTGTAGATCCCTAGGTTTGGGACTGCTCATGTGAAACTTGGCAACACATGCGTGTGTTTGGGAAGGGCCAGTGCACGCAACTGCTCTGCACTGCCAGAAGCACTAATTACGGCATGTGCCCGCATAACCTAGGCAGCCCTTGTCCAACTGGTCCAGGTGATGAGGGTCGCACACTCCCAGCAGTAGCATGGTCACTGCCACCACCTGTCTTGTCCCTCCAGGCATTAACACCCATCTGGTGCTGACTGCTTTGTGCTGAATTGCCTTGATTAAAGCTGGCTGTGATGGGTAATGTGTACCACTGGCACCTCTCTCATTGCAGGATAACCACCCTGTTTTCCTATCCATCTGTGTCCCCACCTGGAGACCTACTGCTGGGTAGGTTGGGGAGGAGGAGACTTGCATTTTAAATCAAGTGCAAAGTGATAGGGTAAGTTTTGTAAAACTGGAGGCCCaagtggttgtgtgtgtgtgtgtgtgttgggttgAGGGGTAGGCTGGTTGCATCAAGCGATAGTGCTCTTGGACAAGCTGAGCTCTGACCACCTACCTGCACTGGGGGCATTGCTTGTATACAAGGATCCAGCGACTAGCCTCCCAAATGAGGGAGATGAGGACACTTAGGTGGCCTCCTCCTTGCCCCAGCCCTCCCCTATGGTGTGTCTGCCTGcattcctctcctctctctggtGTCTTCCATGTAAAGCCCCCACAGTGGGTGCTACACAGTCTGGGGATGGAAACAAACCCCAAAGTGAGGGATGGAGTCTGCTCAGATGgatgcccagccaggcagcagccaggctgttcCTCCCACATGCACAGCTGACTCTGATCTCCTGGGCAGggcttttgttttggggttttttgtttgtttgttttttaattgtggTTTTGTGTAATGCTTGGCACTCCAGGGCCTTTTTCTTGATGGGCCCTTCATCATCAGGGATGATCATTACCATTAGTGGAACTGCCCAGAACAATGCTTGGCCATCCTTACTTtctctctcctcacaccaatGATCCCTCCTGTTTGGTGTTTTCCCCACTGTAGT
Coding sequences within it:
- the LOC106484122 gene encoding tumor necrosis factor ligand superfamily member 10-like, with amino-acid sequence MAPHQPSAGQYLRSDSGGSAARMLAAGAGSGGPRRRHCGPLWGSVAVMAILALQIASTTGLFVYFTMAISKLKAQSQGSSEELRCLQLINQQQEGSDLEELISNQSCLKLANTIKAYVTTVTENVIRRSTVKEAQRSYFNTSEGQAPPKTPSKPSAHLTLRPQSLAHDGSSKRFGNLSQSCRHAIARWEDSTIHSHLQNITYRDGRLRVNQAGKYYVYSQIYFRYPSDGASTRISVPQLVQCINWKTSYSQPILLLKGVGTKCWAPEANYGLHALYQGGLFELKAGDELFVSVSSLAIDYNDAAASYFGAFRLDL